TCTCCATAAACTCCTTGTCTTCCTCAACAACCAAAGGCTTGGCAGCACCCCAATCATTGGTAACAGACTGCTTCAACTCCTTGAAAATCCTGAGCAAGTCCCTCCCACCCTTAGCAGGCTGAGCCACATCACTCGAGTCCACCACCGCCAGCTCCGCCCCAAACAGCTGCCGGGGCAGCCTCACCGCCCCGTCAAGCATCCTCGACGCCATGTCGGTGGTCTTCGCCAGAGGCAGCTTCCCCTGAACCTCCAGAAACACCCTCAACTCCTCACTCTTCCCAATCACAGGGTGCGACCCGAGCTTCCTCAAATACTTCTCCAACGCCACTCTCCTCTGCTCCACAAACTCCCCCTTCTGCATCACCTGCCTCTCCACAGTACTCTTCTCCGGCCTCACCGGAATCACATACCCCCTGTACGCCTCCGACAACCTCTCCGACAGCGTCACAACCTCCCGGAACCTCCTCCGGACGCTGTACTCGGACCCGGGTCCTCCCAACTCCGGCACGTTGGTTCTCGTGGTGATAAGATACGTCTGGAAGGTATTCCCGCCGACGAGGGAGTTCGTGAGATCCTGCTCCTCTTGTGGGTCGGAGACCGAGATGTGGAGGTAATCGGAGCCGGATTGGGTGGTGGGTTCGTGGGTTGTCGCGTCGTGGCCGTTGCCATCGAACGAGGTGAAGATTGCCTCGGCGTAGGAAGGAGGGTCGAGGAACGAGTTGAAGGGGGAATCTGGGCTGAGCGGCTGTTGGAGGTGGCCGGAGGAGGAGGAGTTTCCGTCGTCGTTGAGGGCAAGTGACTCCATTCCGTCGTCTTGGGAAGCGTGAAGAGGATCATGGAGTGGTTGCTGTTGTTCGTAGTGGTCTTGGTTCATCATTTTGAGGTTGCTTTTGGGTCGATCGAATCAAAGGGTTTTCTGGGTGTGATCGGAAATGGTGGTGTGGTGGGTCATGGTGGAacaaggttgaagaagaagaagaagacagagACTGTGAGAGCGAGTTGGGGTGAGTTGTGACTCGGTGGTGGTTATTGAGTTAACTC
This is a stretch of genomic DNA from Lotus japonicus ecotype B-129 chromosome 1, LjGifu_v1.2. It encodes these proteins:
- the LOC130733545 gene encoding sorting nexin 2A-like — protein: MMNQDHYEQQQPLHDPLHASQDDGMESLALNDDGNSSSSGHLQQPLSPDSPFNSFLDPPSYAEAIFTSFDGNGHDATTHEPTTQSGSDYLHISVSDPQEEQDLTNSLVGGNTFQTYLITTRTNVPELGGPGSEYSVRRRFREVVTLSERLSEAYRGYVIPVRPEKSTVERQVMQKGEFVEQRRVALEKYLRKLGSHPVIGKSEELRVFLEVQGKLPLAKTTDMASRMLDGAVRLPRQLFGAELAVVDSSDVAQPAKGGRDLLRIFKELKQSVTNDWGAAKPLVVEEDKEFMEKKNSLNEFEQNLSNVSQQAESLVKCQQDVGETMGELGLAFVKLTKFETEEAMFDSQQVRAADMRNVATAAVKASRLYRELNTQTIKHLDKLHEYLGTMLAVNNAFSDRSSALLTVQTLSTELASLHSRIEKLELASSKIFGGDKTRLRKIDELKEAVRVTENAKVCADKEYERIKENNRSELERIDRERHNDFQNMLRGFVVNQAGYAEKMAAVWEKLAEETATYSRDSS